In Lycium barbarum isolate Lr01 chromosome 9, ASM1917538v2, whole genome shotgun sequence, the DNA window GAGAGAGAAATGGTAATAAAGAACAAGAGAATAAAATTAGTGGGATATTAATTGTACCGTTTTTATAAGTATGCCCAAAAAAGTAATAATAATATCTGCCAGTATTTTTGatgaattttaaaaattatgcTAATTAAGTACGTAAATCTATAACCTTGACTCATAACGTAAATTTCTCTTAAATGCTTTCCTTTGTACTAAATTTCTAAATAATAAATTACTCTACTGATTAAAAGAGAAACTTTAGGAAGGGTTGTAGTTATCGACCtatagaaaagaaaaagagaaagaaaggctATTACTATGCTGTTGAAACTTTTATATTGCATCCATCAAAAAGAGAAACACAAAAATCAAACTTAGCTTTTAGTATGTCACCCTAATTAAAGGAAACCAATATTGGATAAGCAAGCAAACTACCTGTTTaaaatctctaacattcttggccATTCAGCAAGTTTGAAATGCACATCCAGGATGTCATTCGTTCTCGGGAAGAATTGCCTAGTCTTTCCCAGTTTTTTGCAAACGGAGGTCACTTTACCCATTGCAAGGGAATCCACATTTGATATCCTTACGATGGTTGTTCTTGGTGGATCGATTCTCAAGATTGATAGTCTCTCTCCAAGCACGATCAATGAATGCTTCTCAATAGCAATTTCTTTGCCCTCTACTGTCTGGCAGAAGAAGGTTTTAAACGTAAATAACTGTAATTGCTAGCACTACAAATCCACTTCGTCAATAAAAACCTCAACTAGTCAACCTACAAGATCGGATGAACTCAAAAGAGGGAAACAAGCAAATTACCTCAAACTCCACATAAGCAACGGAGCTTGACGAACCAAAGAAAATTCCAGTTATGTTGCTTTTGCAAAAGGATAGAGCTTCTTTAATATCATGAAAGGACACATTGTTGTTCAATTTTTTTATCATAAATGTCCTTGAAGGATGCTTCACTAATGAGGCGGGAACTTCTGGACAACCAATTAAATTAGGTATGCACATCCTCTCTCTCCCTTTCTGAGGAGAAGTGGCCTCCAAAGCTACCATATTCTTAATCATCATATCAGTTTTTTTAAGAGCCTTTTGCCTTCCTTCTTCTGACTGCAAAAGCCAAAAAAATGGTAAATGGAAACTAAACATGAAAATGGCTGTTCACATCATTAGTCTACACttccaccattttttttttttcaaaatagagACATTCTTTTTTGAGTAAAAATGGAATTCTACATCTATATTTGAATAGACACGACTTAAGAAAGTCGAGAACACAGGCCTGAAGCAAAATGGTCAAAGACTGGAGTACTGAAAATATACCTCAAAATAAACGTGTGCAACTTTAAAATTAGTTGATTTGACACTTGGAAACACAACCTTCGTAACAGCCCCACAACCCTTGAAAACTTTAGAGACATCACTTTCTTTAGCTGTAACATTCACGAACTTTATAGTCATTTTGTTTTCATCTGATAACTTTTCAGATAAAGAGGCACTCTCACCCTTGTTCAGTTCACCTTTTTCCATCAAACATGCAATCTCTTGGTTACTGTTTTCCTTCTTTCCAATCACATCCTCAGATGAAGTCTTTCTTTTTTTCCTGTCAAGTGTCTGCTTATCAGTTTGAGCTTGGATACTGCTATTTGCACTTCTTTCCCTATCTCTGTCAACAACCATTTCCTCAGGCCTAACAACAGATGGCTTCTGAGGAGGCAGCTCCTTAATACAATCTATTAAGCTCTTTATGTCGCCACTCTTTCCAAAAATATTATGAGAAGTTCCATTAAGGGGCTCAAACTCTCTAGGTACAGATTTTTCACTCTTTGGGTCGACAATCTGATCTGTTGCTCGATGATCAGCTTCCACGTGACAAGAATTATTGGAGACTGATGCAATTTCATCCATTTCGGACTTAGAAAGTGAGATCGGAATAGAGGTGTCTTCGGCCGGATGGTGTTCATTTGCAGAGAGTACTGATTTTTTCACAAGAACATCCCGCCATTTGTTGGTTGCTTCACTCGGTAAGAAACTATTAAAATGTGTAACCTGCTTGAGATTCGATGTCCCATTCTTCTCAAAAATTGAAATAATGTCTGATATTACTTCCTTCTTTTGCATTTTGTCATTCTTGGCCTCCAACTCTGgttcgttatttcttttttcctgagaAACATCTACTAAGCTGGAAACCCTCTCTGAGTCACAAGATGAATCAAATTTTGACAGGATATCTTCACCAGAACTGATTTGTACACTTGATGATACTTCCTCAACTAGCAATTGTTCTCTCTCTTTCTCAACTAACTCTGAACGATGGAAACCGTTAATCAGTTGAACACCGTCATTGGAACTGGCTTTTCCGCAGATAGATGATACACCAGAAGATATGCCATTGGAATTGTCAGAGCTCCCTTCACATTCTTTTGAAGAGACATTTAGCAATTCTTCAGGGCCAGCTGAATTTGAAGTTTTGTTCATATTAACAACCTCAAAAGCTTTACTCTCGTCCGTATTAGCTACAGATGTCTTTTCTGAATGAATTGTAATCTTAAGATTACTCATACTTCCACTACCATGACTATCAGCAGATACAACATTATCGGAACCCTTAAGATCAGAAGTGGAAGTTAATTCATGAGTGCTACTGCTATTCTGCTCCATAAGATTTCCAAAAATCTTCTTTTTAGTTATTTGAAGAATGGCTACCAAATTATTCCACGGACCTACTTCCTTCTGGACATGTGCTTCTCTAGGAAAGACCCTTTCATTTTCAGTCATATGTCTATAACAACAATGAAGAGAGATATGTTTCAAAACACATGAGATATGAGGATAAACTTGTTTCAGAAATAAAAGTTTATTCattgtaaataaatgaaaaaaaccAGATACACACCGACTCAAACACACAAAATACCTTAAGACTTTTGCAAGCTGAAGCAACTACATTATCAAAAACAGAGAGGAAAATGAAGAAATAAGAAAAGAAGCACCCTTTAATTTAGAAATGACAGTACTGCATAGACTGGGTAAGCCAAAGAAGTGAAAAAGCAGTTGATTTGCATGTAATTAGTCCATCACTAAGCATGATATCCATTTCACATCTTGTACCACTGCTACCAAATCCCAATTCACCTTCTAAATTAGTTTTAGAAAATTGCACTGTCTATACTTTTAGATACCCAACAATCATGTCCACAGTTAACTGCAACATGGAGTGCATTTATGACAATTAGACAATTTCAGTTCAATAGCTACTTTGTAGCATGTATTCCCAAAGGAAGATTGTCCTGAGCTTTTGAAGATGAGACATCATACACAACCTATATTGCTCATACAGGTGTGTGTATCCGAAAGACGTATAATTAAATTCTCTATAAATAATCAATACATTATTCATAAGTTATTTAGTACAGTAACAAAGTGTTCTCGTACtttatgtggatatatatatatatatatatatatatatatatatatatatatatatatatatatatatatatatatatatacacacacacatatatgtaaCAAACTCAAAATCAAATTGGATACTCAATTAACCTATATTTCTCGGGCATAAGTGTAGTTTTTCTTGGCCACAGTTGACCAAATCCAGTGCGGATCTAACACCCAACCCGAAATCGACACGGATGGGCAGGGATGTTGAAGATTCTAAGCAACATAGTTTACAACAACTACACATCAATCCCAAACTTGGACTCGGCTATATGAACCCTCAATATCCATTCTGCTCCATTTGAACATGTTTCATTCTAATACcgagtttttatttatttagacACATTGGCGGTATCATCAAACTAGAGGTTCTCTACACTTAACATACAAATAACTAAACAAACTGACACCATACTTTAGGAAGGGTTGTAGTTATCGACCtatagaaaagaaaaagagaaagaaaggctATTACTATGCTGTTGAAACTTTTATATTGCATCCATCAAAAAGAGAAACACAAAAATCAAACTTAGCTTTTAGTATGTCACCCTAATTAAAGGAAACCAATATTGGATAAGCAAGCAAACTACCTGTTTaaaatctctaacattcttggccATTCAGCAAGTTTGAAATGCACATCCAGGATGTCATTCGTTCTCGGGAAGAATTGCCTAGTCTTTCCCAGTTTTTTGCAAACGGAGGTCACTTTACCCATTGCAAGGGAATCCACATTTGATATCCTTACGATGGTTGTTCTTGGTGGATCGATTCTCAAGATTGATAGTCTCTCTCCAAGCACGATCAATGAATGCTTCTCAATAGCAATTTCTTTTCCCTCTACTGTCTGGCAGAAGAAGGTTTTAAACGTAAATAACTGTAATTGCTAGCACTACAAATCCACTTCGTCAATAAAAACCTCAACTAGTCAACCTACAAGATCGGATGAACTCAAAAGAGGGAAACAAGCAAATTACCTCAAACTCCACATAAGCAACGGAGCTTGACGAACCAAAGAAAATTCCAGTTATGTTGCTTTTGCAAAAGGATAGAGCTTCTTTAATATCATGAAAGGACACATTgttgttcaattttttttatcataACTGTCCTTGAAGGATGCTTCACTAATGAGGCGGGAACTTctggacaacaacaacaacatacccagtgaatcccacaacgtggggtctggggagggtagagtgtacgcagaccttacccaccttaggtagggaagctgtttccggaagaccctctgctcaagagaaagcataagaaaggaaagatacgggcaaacaaatcaaagcagttatgaaaatgaaaacaatgaaagtaaataagccattacaaaccaacagatactcgcagaaatcaagagacaagaaactatagagcaacatAGCTACTCGTAAGAAAGAATAAACGCGACTacttactagccttctaccctaatatgagtcctccataccctcttatctaaggtcatgtcctcggtaagcaggaaatgcgccatgtcctgtctaatcactttcccccaatacttcttcggcctatctctacctcttctgaaaccgtcactggccaacctctcgcacctccgcactggggcatttgcatctctccgcatcacatgcccaaaccatctcagcctcgcttcccgcatcttgtcttccactgaggatACCctaaccttgtctcggatgacttcattcctaatcctatcgctcctagtgtgcccacacatccatcgcagcattctcatttccgccactttcatcttctgaatatgagatttcttgactggccaacacttcgccccatacaacatagtcggtctaaccaccactttgtagaacttgtctTTAAGTTTCgatggcaccttcttgtcacacaaaaCTCCAGAGGGaagcctctatttcatccaccctgcaccaatacggtgtgtgacgtcatcatcaatctccccatttccttgtataatagacccaagatacttgaaactatctttcttctgtatgacctgggtgccaagcttcacttccacatcagcctcatgcactatctcactgaacttgcactccaagtactctgtattggtcctactcaacttgaaccctttagactccagagtttgtctccaaacctccagcttagcgttaaccccactgcgagactcgtcaatcaggactatgtcatccgcaaataacatacaccatggaacctcaccttgaatttgtcgcatcaatccatccatcaccaaggagaataaaaataGGCTAAGACCTGATCCCTAGTGTAACCCCAACACCACTGGGAAGTACTGAGTCTCCTCccatagtccttaccctggtcttggccccatcatacatgtccttaatcgcCTTACTGTATGCCACAGGTACGCCTCTatcctccaagcatctccatagaacctctctcggcactttatcatatgccttttctaggttgatgaataccatgtgtaggtCCATCTTcatctccctatactgctccaccagtctccgtacaagatgaatatcttctatagttgagcgccccggcatgaatacGAATTAGTTCTTtgagatagacacgcctctcctcaccctcatctccaccaccctttcccacactttcatagtgtggcttagaagcttgatccctctgtagttgttgcaactttgaatgtcgcccttgttattgtacaatggaatcattgtactgcatcgccaTTCTTAGAGCATCttagccgtcttaaagatgacattaaagagtcgAGTCAACCACTCTAAACTAGCCctgcctgcagtcttccaaaattccccaggaatctcatcgggcccggtcgctcgacccctactcatcctacggacagcacccttaacttcctcaacctttatactcctacaatatccaaaatcacgacacctctcagaccactccaaatctcccaacacaatatctCTGTCCCCACCATCGTTCAAGAGTTTTTGGAAGTATGACTGCTATCTCCGTTTAATGAGAGCGTCCTCCACTAGTCCCCTGCCATCCtcatccttgatgcacttcaccagatccaagtcacgcgccctcctctccctcgccttggctagtttGTACAACTTCTTATCCTCGCCTTTGTCCCCTAGTTCTGCATACAGGCGTTCAAAAGATGTTGTCTTTGCCATCGCAACCGCTAACTTTGCCTCCTTCCTCCCCCTCTTGTACAATTCCCTATTCGTTCGCTTCTTCTCATCATCCTTGttgtctaccaacttcgcatacgccaccttttttgcttccaccttctcttgaactCCTCCATTCCACCACTTGTCCCCTCAGTGCCGACCACGGATACCCTTCGAGACCCCCAGCACCTTTCTAGCTGTTTCCttaatgcaactggccgtcctatcccatATGTTGGTCGCCTCCCCACTACTCTCCCAGGCTCCCATAGCCCTCAACTTCTCCTCGATCTCCAGGGCACCCGTCacggtcaaactcccccatttgatcctgggcctgtcatccacgaccctctttgttacaccttggaaaatcccccgcaTATGTACAGTCAATAAGCTAACCAAGGGCATAGCGTATgcgattgttacacctcggaaaagtccccgtgcatgtacaatgaatagaccaacgaagggtataagtttacgatgttttactaagtaggaa includes these proteins:
- the LOC132611614 gene encoding uncharacterized protein LOC132611614, translating into MTENERVFPREAHVQKEVGPWNNLVAILQITKKKIFGNLMEQNSSSTHELTSTSDLKGSDNVVSADSHGSGSMSNLKITIHSEKTSVANTDESKAFEVVNMNKTSNSAGPEELLNVSSKECEGSSDNSNGISSGVSSICGKASSNDGVQLINGFHRSELVEKEREQLLVEEVSSSVQISSGEDILSKFDSSCDSERVSSLVDVSQEKRNNEPELEAKNDKMQKKEVISDIISIFEKNGTSNLKQVTHFNSFLPSEATNKWRDVLVKKSVLSANEHHPAEDTSIPISLSKSEMDEIASVSNNSCHVEADHRATDQIVDPKSEKSVPREFEPLNGTSHNIFGKSGDIKSLIDCIKELPPQKPSVVRPEEMVVDRDRERSANSSIQAQTDKQTLDRKKRKTSSEDVIGKKENSNQEIACLMEKGELNKGESASLSEKLSDENKMTIKFVNVTAKESDVSKVFKGCGAVTKVVFPSVKSTNFKVAHVYFESEEGRQKALKKTDMMIKNMVALEATSPQKGRERMCIPNLIGCPEVPASLVKHPSRTFMIKKLNNNVSFHDIKEALSFCKSNITGIFFGSSSSVAYVEFETVEGKEIAIEKHSLIVLGERLSILRIDPPRTTIVRISNVDSLAMGKVTSVCKKLGKTRQFFPRTNDILDVHFKLAEWPRMLEILNR